Within the Streptomyces sp. YIM 121038 genome, the region ACACGGAGTACGCGGACGAACCCGCCGAAGCCGAAGGCGCCGCCCGCCGCATCCGCGCCCTCATGACCGACGGCCTCCCCGCCAGCGAGATCGCGATCCTGTTCCGCACGAACTCCCAGTCGGAGATCTACGAACAGGCCCTCGCCGACGCAGGCATCCCCTACCAGCTCCGCGGCGCCGAGCGCTTCTTCGAACGCACCGAGGTGCGCGAGGCCGGCGCGGCCCTCCGCGGCGCCGCCCGCTTCGGCGGCAACGACGCCCTCCTCGACGACGTCGTCGACCTGCCCTCCCAGGTCCGCGCCGTCCTCTCCACCAAGGGCTGGACCACCGAGCCCCCCGCGGGCTCCGGCGCCGTCCGCGACCGCTGGGAGTCCCTGGCCGCCCTCGTGCGCCTCGCCGAGGACTTCGCCCGCGCCAACCCCGCCGCGACCCTCGCCGACCTCGTGGCCGAGCTGGACGAGCGCGCCGCCGCCCAGCACGCCCCCACCGTCGAAGGCGTCACCCTCGCCTCCCTGCACGCCGCCAAGGGCCTGGAGTGGGACGCCGTCTTCCTGGTCGGCCTCGCCGAAGGCATGATGCCGATCACCTACGCCAAGACCGACGAACAGGTCGAGGAGGAGCGCCGCCTCCTCTACGTCGGCGTGACCCGCGCCCGAGCCCACCTCTATCTGTCCTGGGCGGTGTCCCGCTCCCCGGGCGGGCGCCCCAACCGCAGGGCCACCCGGTTCCTCGACGGACTGCGCCCCGGCTCGGGAGCGACCGCCGGGGCACGCGCGGCGGGCGGCACGGGAGGCATCGAGCGCGGCACCGGCGGCGGCACCGAACCCGGCGGCCCCAGAGCCCGCCGCCGCACCAGCCGCACCCCGGCCCGCTGCCGCGTCTGCGGCCGCACCCTCACCGACGCCGGTGAGATGAAACTCATGCGGTGCGAGGACTGCCCGTCCGACATGGACGAAGGGCTCTACGAGCGCCTGTGGGAGTGGCGCGCGGGGCACGCGCGACGCATCGGACAGCCCCCGTTCTGCCTCTTCACGGACAAAACCTTGATCGCCATCGCCGAGTCCGTGCCCGAGGAGGAGGGCGAGCTCGCCCGCATCCCCGGCGTCGGCCAGCGCAAGGTACGCACCTACGGCGCCGACGTCCTGGCCATTTGTGCAGGTCAGGAGGTTACCGACGGCGGCGAGGCCAACTGATTCAAACTCGTCGAAAAAATAGTTTGCGCATGCGCCAGCAATCCCCATAGGTTCTTAACACGGAAACGGCGGGCTTCTCCGGAGCCCCGGTTCCATGCTGTACTTGTCAGTCCGAAGGATCGGCCCCGGCCGATCCCCTAGACGCCGAGAGGAGGCGAATCCAGTGATCAGCATCAACGAGAGCTTCATCAGCACCGCCAAAATGACCGATCGCTCGGTCGTCGCCTCCTGCCTGCTCGGCTTCTCGCACCAGAGCACCGGTCTGTCCGTCGGCAATGCCGCCGCTCGTCCGGGTGCCTCCCTGCCTGCCATGGGTCTCCAGATCCGTGAAGGCAATGAGCGACCGACCCAGGCACCGGAAGCAGCAGTAGCGGCGGCACAGGCGCAGGCCTATGCCTTCGCGGCGGCCGGTGCCGGATTCCGGAAGCAGACGACGCAGCACCACACGATGTGGGCCTTCCGTGGGCTCGAACCCTGGAGTGATCCAGTCTGATCTCGATCAGACCGGCGCCTTCAGGGCCGCGGAACCCCACCCGGGATCCGCGGCCCTTCTGTTTTCCCCGAAACAGGGAGACAGACCGAAGGGGCCACAGCAAGACCCGGTACCAGCCGCAAACCGGCCGACCCCGGCCGGAACGACCAGACGAGGAAGAACACCCCGTGCAACTCGAAGCGCACGCCCCGTCCGTACCGCCTTCAGACACGCTCCCCCCGCCCGCACCCACGGAGGACCCGACCTTGACTCCCCTCACAGCGCTCACCGCGCTCGACGACGCCATCGAGAACCTCGGCGTACCCGTCCCCTGCCGCGCCTACGACCCCGAGGTCTTCTTCGCGGAGTCCCCGGCCGACGTCGAGTACGCCAAGTCGCTCTGCCGCACCTGCCCGCTGATGGAGGCCTGCCTCGCCGGCGCCAAGGAGCGGCGTGAGCCGTGGGGTGTCTGGGGCGGTGAGCTGTTCGTCCAGGGCGTCGTCGTAGCCCGCAAGCGCCCGCGTGGCCGTCCGCGGAAGAACCCGGTAGTGGCATGAGTACCGCCGGAACGATCGATCGCCCCCTGACGCACGACCCGAAGAAGCAGGCCCCGATGAAGGCACCCGCGAGTGAGCCCACCGGCTCCGCGACCCCAGACTTCACCCCCACCGGCGCGACCGGCTCGCGCCAGAACAGGACCCGAGAAATGCAACTCATCCCAGAAGCCATGGCCCGTGCGCATATGCACGAGCGACTGCGTGAGGCCGAGCAGCAACGCCCGGCCGTCCGCCTGATCGCGGCCCGCCGCATGCAGCGCCGCGCCGAGCGCGCCTCGCTGCGCGCCCGCCGCGCGCTCGCCATGGCGGTCATGCAGTAGATCCGCCGCCACACGGCAACCGGAAGCTCCGGCGAGCTTCCCGGCGAACCCAGCGGGGGCCGGTCCGAACGGACCGGCCCCCGCGGTGCGTTGTGCCCGCCGATCACCCGGCGACGGCGATAAGGTCACCGAGTGGACCAGCAGCCTTCTCAACCTGCGGACACCGAGAACCTCGTGTGCTCCCGCTGCGGCACGGTCGCCGACGGCCGGCCCCCCACCTGGACCTGCTCCGTGGAGAACGGCGTCCGCCACTACTTCTGCGACATCTGTGCGCGGGACAACATCCGGGCCATTGAGGGGAGACTCGACTCGGCCTGGTGGTGACCGACGCCTCGCGGGGGGGCTTCCCCTCCCCCCCCCGCCCCCTCCCCACCCCCACCCCCGCGTCAGGTCATGCCTCGGCCGCCGCGTCGTCCAGCTCCTGGCCGTCGCTCGGGTCGTGCTGCTCCTCCGGCTCCGCCGGTTCGTCGTCCGGCAGGAATCCGGGGACCCACTCCTCCAGCTCGTCCCGCATGCGTACGGTCGCGCCCAGCTGGCACAGGACGCCGATGGTGCTGAGCGTCACGCGGTGTATCAGCAGGTACGACGGCGGGAGGTTCAGCCGTTTGCCCAACTGGTGGGCGGGGGAGCGGGGGTCGGCCACACGTGTCGCCTGGCTGCGCATCCAGCCGCGTGTGAAGGTGAACTCGTCCGCGAGGGCGGGTTCGATGATCGGCAGCAGATAGTCGAGGACCGCTTCGGGCTCCAGGTCGACGGAGTCCTTGACGAAGCCTTCTTCGCA harbors:
- a CDS encoding WhiB family transcriptional regulator → MQLEAHAPSVPPSDTLPPPAPTEDPTLTPLTALTALDDAIENLGVPVPCRAYDPEVFFAESPADVEYAKSLCRTCPLMEACLAGAKERREPWGVWGGELFVQGVVVARKRPRGRPRKNPVVA
- a CDS encoding ATP-dependent DNA helicase UvrD2; translated protein: MTAATHSTLFPRVPDSADAVLDGLDPEQREVATALHGPVCVLAGAGTGKTRAITHRIAYGVRAGILQPASVLAVTFTNRAAGEMRGRLRQLGAQGVQARTFHSAALRQLQYFWPKAVGGSLPRLVERKIQLVADAATACRIRLDRNELRDATGEIEWSKVTQTVPADYAAAAARAGRETPRDPAEISQLYAAYEDLKRDRSVIDFEDVLLLAVGILQDRHDIAEQVRSQYQHFVVDEYQDVSPLQQRLLELWLGERDSLCVVGDASQTIYSFTGATPDHLLDFRTRHPGATVVKLVRDYRSTPQVVRLANGLLAQAHGRAADHRLELVSQREPAADPVYTEYADEPAEAEGAARRIRALMTDGLPASEIAILFRTNSQSEIYEQALADAGIPYQLRGAERFFERTEVREAGAALRGAARFGGNDALLDDVVDLPSQVRAVLSTKGWTTEPPAGSGAVRDRWESLAALVRLAEDFARANPAATLADLVAELDERAAAQHAPTVEGVTLASLHAAKGLEWDAVFLVGLAEGMMPITYAKTDEQVEEERRLLYVGVTRARAHLYLSWAVSRSPGGRPNRRATRFLDGLRPGSGATAGARAAGGTGGIERGTGGGTEPGGPRARRRTSRTPARCRVCGRTLTDAGEMKLMRCEDCPSDMDEGLYERLWEWRAGHARRIGQPPFCLFTDKTLIAIAESVPEEEGELARIPGVGQRKVRTYGADVLAICAGQEVTDGGEAN